One window of the Megalops cyprinoides isolate fMegCyp1 chromosome 2, fMegCyp1.pri, whole genome shotgun sequence genome contains the following:
- the timm44 gene encoding mitochondrial import inner membrane translocase subunit TIM44 translates to MAASLCQCYRLCVRRSCLLLSACSYASTYNRAYVYRICGSLTASSQLRYASGGRGGRKGFLGEFVDGLKQELSKNKEMKENIRKFREEAKKLEESDALKQARRKYKTIESETLKTSEVLKQKLGTLSETVKEGLEEVSRTDLGKKIKEGVEEAARSAKHSAETVSKSGEKLGKTGAFRAISQGMETVKKEIDDLGQSGPYRPPTRLRKRSDFSSKAGGSESKVFEANEEAMGVVLHKDSKWYQQWKEFKDNNVVFNRFFEMKMKYDESDNAFIRASRAVTDKVTDLIGGLFSKTEMSEVLTEILKVDPTFDKDSFLKQCERDIIPNILEAMIRGELEVLKDWCYEATYSQLAHPIQQARAMGLQFHSKILDIDNIDLAMGKMMEQGPVLIITFQAQLVMVIRNPKGEVVEGDPEKVLRMMYVWALCRDQEELNPYAAWRLLDISASSTEQIL, encoded by the exons ATGGCGGCCTCCTTGTGTCAGTGTTATCGG ctctgtgtcagAAGGAGCTGTCTTCTCCTGTCAGCGTGTTCCTATGCCTCCACATATAACAGAGCTTATGTCTACAGGATATGTGGGTCCCTTACTGCATCCTCACAG CTTCGATATGCGTCAGGTGGCAGAGGAGGCCGCAAGGGCTTTTTGGGAGAGTTTGTGGATGGCCTTAAACAGGAGCTGAGCAAGAACAAAGAGATGAAGGAGAACATCCGTAAGTTCCGCGAGGAGGCCAAAAAGCTGGAGGAGTCAGATGCCCTGAAGCAGGCCAGGAGGAAATAC AAAACCATTGAGTCTGAGACTTTAAAGACCTCTGAGGTGCTGAAGCAGAAGCTGGGGACCCTGTCAGAGACTGTGAAAGAG GGTCTGGAAGAGGTGAGCCGCACCGATTTGGGGAAAAAGATTAAGGAAGGTGTGGAGGAGGCGGCCCGGTCAGCCAAGCACTCAGCAGAGACTGTGTCCAAGAGCGGGGAGAAGCTGGGCAAGACCGGGGCCTTCCGAGCAATCTCACAG GGTATGGAGACTGTGAAGAAGGAGATTGATGACCTCGGACAGAGCGGGCCCTACCGACCCCCAACTCGATTACGGAAGAGAAGCGACTTCTCGTCCAAGGCTGGGGGGAGCGAGTCCAAGGTGTTTGAGGCCAATGA AGAAGCCATGGGTGTTGTGCTGCATAAAGACTCAAAATGGTACCAACAGTGGAAGGAGTTCAAGGACAACAATGTGGTTTTCAACA GGTTCTTTGAAATGAAGATGAAGTATGACGAAAGCGACAACGCCTTCATCAGAGCGTCGCGCGCCGTCACGGACAAAGTCACAGACCTCATCG GTGGGCTGTTCTCCAAGACAGAGATGTCTGAGGTTCTGACAGAGATCCTGAAAGTGGATCCCACTTTTGACAAGGACTCGTTTTTGAAGCAGTGTGAGCGTGACATCATCCCCAACATCCTGGAG GCTATGATCCGTGGAGAGCTGGAAGTGCTTAAAGACTGGTGCTACGAAGCT ACATACAGCCAACTGGCCCATCCCATCCAGCAGGCCAGGGCCATGGGGCTGCAGTTCCACTCCAAGATCCTGGACATCGACAACATTGAT ctGGCCATGGGGAAGATGATGGAACAAGGCCCTGTGCTGATCATCACCTTCCAGGCTCAGCTGGTCATGGTGATACGCAACCCCAAAGGAGAGGTGGTGGAGGGGGACCCG GAGAAGGTCCTGCGGATGATGTACGTGTGGGCGCTGTGCCGCGATCAGGAAGAGCTCAACCCCTACGCCGCCTGGAGACTGCTGGACATCTCtgcctccagcacagagcagatcctctga